The Pelosinus sp. IPA-1 genome window below encodes:
- a CDS encoding F0F1 ATP synthase subunit epsilon, whose translation MAKTIRLDIVTPEKMAYSEDVTMVIARTTSGDIGILPGHAALIAALEIWPLRVITENGELQISMCGGFIEVQPEKITVLANCAELPDEIDVERAAAAKERAESRLRTASPGIDLIRAEIALKRALVRLRVKEHKE comes from the coding sequence ATGGCTAAAACAATTAGGCTGGATATTGTTACCCCAGAGAAAATGGCTTATTCTGAGGATGTTACCATGGTGATCGCCAGGACGACATCTGGGGATATTGGTATTCTTCCAGGACATGCCGCACTTATTGCTGCCTTGGAAATTTGGCCCCTTCGAGTAATTACCGAGAATGGTGAGCTGCAAATTTCCATGTGCGGTGGTTTTATTGAAGTGCAGCCTGAGAAAATTACTGTCTTGGCAAATTGTGCCGAATTACCTGATGAAATCGACGTGGAAAGGGCTGCAGCAGCAAAAGAACGTGCGGAAAGTCGCTTGCGTACAGCAAGTCCGGGTATCGATTTGATAAGAGCCGAGATTGCTCTCAAACGTGCTTTGGTCCGTCTACGAGTCAAAGAACATAAAGAATAA
- the spoIIID gene encoding sporulation transcriptional regulator SpoIIID, with amino-acid sequence MKDYIRKRVLDICQHILESKHTVRQSAIVFGVSKSTVHKDMIERLPLVNKKMANRVRVILEQNKAERHIRGGEATRKKYKEAGKSDKK; translated from the coding sequence ATGAAAGATTATATCCGTAAAAGGGTATTGGACATTTGTCAGCACATTTTAGAAAGTAAACATACAGTGCGGCAATCAGCAATTGTTTTTGGTGTAAGTAAAAGTACAGTACATAAAGATATGATAGAACGTTTACCTTTAGTTAACAAGAAAATGGCAAATCGAGTAAGAGTTATACTAGAACAAAATAAAGCAGAGCGCCATATCCGCGGTGGGGAGGCAACTCGCAAAAAATATAAAGAAGCTGGAAAAAGTGACAAAAAATGA
- the spoIID gene encoding stage II sporulation protein D, translating into MKKIIACAVLLVLVLVIIVPALVVGSFNREPSSDRSENVAKGEHILIRVYLHEQNKIVEMNLEEYIKGVVAAEMPAEFELEALKAQAVAARTYAVKSMVAFGGSGIAEQPGADVSTDFKQSQAWQNEIKLKERWGTNYDRYWSKISRAVEETRGQVATYNGELIQAVFHSTSGERTASAKEVWGFDYPYLISVPCNWDQKSPRYHDKKEFTLAQVEQILGPETQVVAAMQNGGTGPAQIVSTTESGRVGQIRIGSKILSGAEIREKMDLRSNNFNVAIEDGKMVFNTIGYGHGVGLCQYGANGMAKEGHDFRQIITQYYTGVALKNIYAS; encoded by the coding sequence GTGAAGAAAATAATAGCATGCGCTGTATTATTAGTATTGGTGCTGGTTATTATTGTTCCGGCTCTGGTAGTGGGCAGCTTCAATAGAGAACCAAGTTCAGATAGGAGTGAGAACGTAGCGAAAGGAGAACATATATTAATAAGAGTATATCTTCACGAGCAGAATAAAATTGTTGAAATGAATCTTGAAGAATATATTAAAGGGGTTGTAGCGGCAGAAATGCCTGCAGAGTTTGAGTTGGAGGCATTGAAAGCCCAGGCAGTTGCTGCGAGGACCTACGCGGTTAAAAGCATGGTCGCATTTGGTGGTAGTGGAATTGCAGAACAACCTGGTGCAGACGTAAGTACTGATTTTAAGCAAAGTCAAGCTTGGCAAAATGAAATAAAATTAAAAGAACGCTGGGGTACGAATTATGATCGTTATTGGAGTAAGATCAGCCGAGCAGTGGAGGAAACAAGGGGCCAAGTAGCGACTTATAACGGAGAACTTATTCAGGCAGTATTTCATTCGACGAGTGGGGAACGGACAGCCAGTGCCAAAGAAGTATGGGGGTTTGATTATCCCTATTTAATTAGTGTGCCTTGCAACTGGGATCAAAAATCACCCCGCTATCATGACAAGAAAGAATTTACGTTAGCACAAGTAGAGCAAATACTAGGGCCGGAAACCCAAGTAGTAGCAGCCATGCAAAATGGCGGTACCGGACCAGCGCAGATTGTCAGTACAACAGAATCAGGCAGGGTAGGCCAGATACGTATTGGCAGTAAAATTTTATCAGGTGCTGAGATTCGTGAAAAAATGGATTTGCGTTCTAACAACTTTAACGTAGCAATTGAAGATGGAAAAATGGTTTTTAATACAATTGGCTACGGTCACGGTGTAGGTTTATGCCAATATGGGGCTAACGGTATGGCGAAAGAGGGTCATGATTTTCGTCAAATTATTACTCAATACTATACGGGAGTAGCTCTTAAAAATATTTATGCTTCCTAG
- the murA gene encoding UDP-N-acetylglucosamine 1-carboxyvinyltransferase, with translation MERLVIRGGNKLYGTIKISGAKNAVLPLIAATLLGTSPSTLEGIPDLEDVRTFSQVLKHLGVEVQYNKEEQTMLVDSTVIGSCEAPYELVRKMRASFLIMGPLLARYGHSKISLPGGCAIGTRPIDLHLKGFEALGAKIDIGHGYIEATAPNGLTGARIYLDFPSVGATENIMMAASMAKGQTILENPAHEPEIVDLANYLNTMGARIRGAGTNLIKIDGVPELTGKTYEVIPDRIEAGTYMVAAAMAGGDLYVENALPEHLKPVIAKLKEAGVTIEEDTNGIRVKSDGNLRAVDIKTLPYPGFPTDMQAQFMAMTTISHGTSVISETVFENRFMHVDELKRMGANIKIDGRSAVVEGTPTLTGCPVKATDLRAGAALVLAGLVAEGETEVGYLHHIDRGYDGLVAKLCGVGADIKRVGTNECKK, from the coding sequence ATGGAGAGATTAGTTATCCGCGGTGGTAACAAATTATATGGAACAATTAAAATTAGTGGGGCAAAAAACGCAGTGCTGCCACTTATTGCAGCAACTTTGCTCGGGACATCCCCGAGCACATTAGAAGGGATACCTGATTTAGAAGATGTGCGTACGTTTAGCCAAGTGCTTAAGCATCTAGGCGTTGAGGTACAATATAATAAAGAAGAACAGACCATGCTCGTTGATAGTACGGTGATTGGTAGTTGTGAAGCGCCTTATGAGTTGGTCCGTAAAATGCGTGCTTCTTTTTTAATTATGGGGCCATTATTGGCTCGTTATGGTCACTCCAAAATATCTTTACCGGGTGGCTGCGCGATAGGAACTCGCCCAATTGATTTGCATTTAAAAGGCTTCGAGGCCCTAGGTGCGAAGATTGATATTGGACATGGATATATTGAAGCAACTGCACCGAATGGATTGACTGGTGCTAGAATTTATTTAGATTTTCCTAGTGTAGGTGCTACAGAAAATATTATGATGGCAGCCAGTATGGCAAAAGGTCAGACTATTTTAGAAAATCCAGCTCATGAGCCGGAAATTGTTGATTTAGCCAATTATCTTAATACCATGGGTGCACGCATTCGTGGTGCTGGTACGAATCTAATTAAAATTGACGGAGTCCCTGAATTAACTGGTAAAACCTATGAGGTTATTCCCGATCGCATCGAAGCTGGTACTTATATGGTAGCAGCCGCGATGGCGGGTGGCGATTTATATGTTGAAAATGCCTTGCCAGAACATTTAAAACCTGTCATTGCAAAATTAAAAGAAGCTGGCGTTACCATTGAAGAAGATACGAATGGTATACGTGTCAAAAGTGATGGTAATTTGCGAGCTGTAGATATTAAGACGTTGCCTTATCCTGGATTCCCAACAGATATGCAAGCGCAATTTATGGCGATGACTACCATATCTCATGGAACCAGTGTGATAAGTGAGACTGTATTTGAAAATCGTTTTATGCATGTAGATGAATTAAAACGTATGGGAGCCAATATAAAAATTGATGGCCGTAGTGCTGTAGTAGAAGGAACTCCTACGTTAACAGGCTGTCCCGTAAAAGCCACGGATCTTAGAGCAGGAGCTGCCCTCGTGTTAGCTGGCCTCGTTGCTGAGGGAGAAACTGAAGTAGGTTATCTTCATCACATTGACCGAGGTTATGATGGATTAGTAGCTAAATTATGTGGGGTCGGTGCAGACATCAAACGTGTCGGTACAAATGAATGTAAAAAGTAA
- the atpA gene encoding F0F1 ATP synthase subunit alpha — MKIRPEEITAIIKQQIENYQVDLNVDDVGTVIEVGDGIARIHGLEKAMAGELLEFPNEIFGMVLNLEEDNVGAVLLGGETVIKEGDTVRRTGRIMQVPVGEAMVGRVVNALGQPIDGKGPIKTTEFRPVEFLAPGIAARQSVKEPLQTGIKAIDSMVPIGRGQRELIIGDRGTGKTAIAIDTILNQKGQDVICVYVAIGQKASTVARVVHTLEESGAMAYSIVVVASASDSAPLQYIAPYAGVAMGEYFMYKGGHVLCVYDDLSKHAVAYRAMSLLLRRPPGREAYPGDVFYLHSRLLERAAKLSKELGGGSITALPIIETLAGDVSAYIPTNVISITDGQIFLESEMFYSGIRPAINAGLSVSRVGGSAQIKAMKQVAGRLRLDLAQYRELAAFAQFGSDLDKATKASLDRGQRTMEVLKQPQYSPVGVDEQVVVIYTAINGYLDNIPLGDVAAFERDFLKFLRANHPTIGQAIKETKALSKETEEALKQAIKEFKETFVSDDKTAR; from the coding sequence ATGAAAATAAGGCCAGAAGAAATAACTGCGATTATTAAACAGCAGATAGAAAACTATCAGGTAGACCTCAATGTAGATGATGTTGGTACTGTTATCGAGGTGGGAGATGGAATTGCCCGTATTCATGGTCTTGAAAAAGCCATGGCCGGCGAATTACTTGAATTCCCCAATGAGATATTTGGTATGGTCTTAAATTTGGAAGAAGACAATGTTGGTGCCGTGCTCCTTGGTGGAGAAACGGTAATAAAAGAGGGCGACACAGTACGCCGTACAGGCCGCATTATGCAGGTGCCTGTTGGCGAAGCTATGGTTGGCAGAGTTGTCAATGCCCTAGGGCAACCGATTGATGGGAAAGGACCGATCAAAACAACAGAGTTTCGTCCTGTTGAGTTTCTTGCACCAGGTATTGCAGCTCGTCAATCCGTTAAGGAACCGCTGCAGACAGGTATCAAAGCAATCGATTCTATGGTGCCAATTGGCCGTGGACAGCGGGAACTAATTATCGGTGACCGTGGTACAGGCAAAACTGCTATTGCCATTGATACAATATTGAACCAAAAAGGGCAAGATGTAATTTGCGTTTATGTGGCTATTGGGCAAAAGGCATCTACAGTGGCCCGTGTAGTACATACTTTAGAAGAAAGTGGTGCAATGGCTTATTCCATAGTTGTCGTTGCTTCTGCGTCGGATAGTGCACCACTGCAATACATTGCTCCTTATGCTGGTGTAGCAATGGGTGAATACTTTATGTATAAAGGTGGTCATGTACTTTGTGTATATGATGATTTATCAAAACATGCAGTAGCTTACCGTGCTATGTCCCTACTGCTTCGTCGTCCACCGGGTCGTGAGGCATATCCAGGGGATGTATTTTATCTACATTCTCGTCTGTTAGAGCGAGCTGCGAAGTTGTCCAAAGAATTGGGCGGCGGTTCGATTACTGCATTGCCAATCATCGAGACCTTGGCAGGCGACGTATCTGCTTATATTCCGACCAATGTTATTTCCATAACAGATGGTCAGATCTTCCTAGAAAGTGAAATGTTCTACTCTGGTATTCGTCCAGCGATTAACGCAGGGTTGTCCGTATCACGGGTAGGTGGCTCCGCTCAGATTAAAGCGATGAAGCAAGTTGCTGGAAGGCTTCGTCTTGATTTGGCTCAGTATCGAGAATTAGCAGCTTTTGCTCAATTTGGTTCTGATCTTGATAAAGCTACTAAGGCTTCGTTAGATCGTGGGCAACGTACTATGGAAGTTTTAAAACAGCCTCAATATTCTCCAGTAGGTGTAGATGAGCAGGTTGTTGTTATTTATACGGCCATTAATGGCTATCTTGACAATATTCCTTTAGGTGATGTTGCCGCATTTGAACGCGATTTCCTTAAGTTTTTAAGAGCCAATCATCCAACCATTGGACAGGCCATTAAAGAGACCAAGGCTTTGTCCAAAGAAACTGAGGAAGCATTAAAACAGGCAATTAAAGAATTTAAAGAAACATTTGTCTCAGATGATAAAACGGCGAGGTGA
- the atpD gene encoding F0F1 ATP synthase subunit beta, producing the protein MSSTGKVIQVIGPVVDIEFPPEQLPAIYNSVKIADTSTDVEVSLTVEVMQHLGDNIVRCVAMSSTDGLTRGMQAVDTGAPIKIPVGKGTLGRVFNVLGETVDNNENKVAVDDYWPIHRPAPSFEEQETSTQILETGIKVVDLIAPYSRGGKIGLFGGAGVGKTVLIMELIRNIATEHGGYSVFAGVGERTREGNDLWMEMQESGVIEKTALVYGQMNEPPGARMRVALTGLTMAEYFRDVGGQDVLFFVDNIFRFIQAGSEVSALLGRMPSAVGYQPTLATDVGALQERITSTKKGSITSVQAVYVPADDLTDPAPAATFAHLDATTVLSRQIAELGIYPAVDPLDSTSRIVDPNIIGEEHYQVARGVQEILQRYKELQDIIAILGMEELSDDDKLTVSRARKMQRFLSQPFFVAEAFTGTPGKYVPLKETIRGFKEILSGKHDDLPETAFYMVGSIDEVVEKARTMKGE; encoded by the coding sequence TTGAGTAGTACAGGCAAAGTAATACAGGTTATTGGACCTGTTGTTGATATTGAATTCCCTCCGGAACAGTTACCTGCCATCTATAACTCTGTTAAAATCGCGGATACCTCTACTGATGTAGAGGTTAGTTTAACCGTAGAAGTTATGCAGCATCTTGGCGATAATATCGTGCGCTGCGTAGCGATGTCCTCTACGGATGGTTTGACCCGCGGTATGCAAGCTGTAGATACTGGCGCCCCTATTAAAATTCCCGTGGGTAAAGGTACGCTGGGTCGGGTATTTAATGTACTAGGTGAAACAGTAGATAACAATGAAAATAAAGTAGCAGTGGACGATTATTGGCCGATTCACCGTCCAGCCCCTAGTTTTGAAGAACAAGAGACATCAACACAAATCCTAGAAACAGGTATTAAAGTTGTTGACTTGATTGCTCCTTATTCTCGGGGTGGTAAAATTGGTTTGTTTGGCGGTGCTGGTGTAGGTAAAACAGTACTGATCATGGAACTCATTCGTAACATTGCAACAGAACATGGCGGCTATTCTGTATTTGCGGGTGTAGGGGAACGTACTCGTGAGGGAAATGACCTATGGATGGAAATGCAGGAATCCGGTGTTATCGAAAAAACTGCCTTAGTTTATGGGCAGATGAATGAACCACCAGGAGCTAGAATGCGTGTTGCCTTAACCGGTCTTACAATGGCAGAATACTTCCGGGATGTAGGCGGACAAGATGTATTGTTTTTCGTAGATAACATTTTCCGCTTTATTCAGGCAGGGTCTGAAGTGTCTGCACTCTTAGGACGTATGCCATCAGCCGTAGGCTATCAGCCGACGTTGGCGACAGATGTAGGAGCTTTGCAAGAGCGGATTACCTCAACGAAAAAGGGTTCCATTACCTCTGTACAAGCAGTATACGTTCCAGCAGATGATTTGACAGATCCAGCTCCTGCGGCTACCTTTGCTCATTTGGATGCTACGACTGTATTGTCTAGACAAATTGCGGAACTTGGTATTTATCCAGCCGTAGATCCGCTGGATTCAACTTCACGAATTGTTGACCCTAATATTATTGGGGAAGAACATTATCAAGTAGCTCGTGGTGTTCAGGAAATTTTGCAGCGTTATAAAGAATTGCAAGATATTATTGCAATTTTGGGTATGGAAGAATTGTCAGATGATGACAAACTTACCGTATCTCGAGCACGTAAAATGCAACGTTTCTTGAGCCAACCTTTCTTTGTGGCAGAAGCATTTACGGGTACACCTGGTAAATATGTACCATTGAAAGAAACCATTCGAGGCTTTAAAGAAATTTTGAGCGGTAAGCATGACGATTTACCAGAAACCGCCTTCTATATGGTTGGTTCTATCGATGAAGTAGTGGAGAAGGCTCGGACGATGAAAGGGGAATAA
- a CDS encoding YwmB family TATA-box binding protein: MVKFRTRLSMTLAILLLLSLAMVKELPAATPEEPLSQAMEATGAHVNEYSINAWVKLPDEKMNDNQLQEMVEKIMEQLGVNAEDYQLTQQQRGTHRTVQAEAIRPKWHTFVAAQVVPKQGDSSQMETYLVVNMESIVNENTSIQQLQRKISDSIKKNGVSPKINTCLIGWLDGKLVDGEQQRVLEKAFMAIDGVIIDKLKVENFLSYTGFSSIAGEWLQVGDKKVNINIATRYSQYDNRTYVIIGSPIITKEY, translated from the coding sequence ATGGTTAAATTTCGGACAAGATTATCAATGACCCTAGCAATCTTATTACTTTTATCCCTTGCTATGGTGAAGGAATTACCTGCTGCTACTCCTGAAGAACCTTTAAGCCAAGCTATGGAAGCAACTGGTGCACATGTAAACGAATATAGTATAAATGCTTGGGTAAAGCTGCCTGATGAAAAGATGAATGATAATCAGCTGCAAGAGATGGTAGAAAAGATAATGGAACAGCTCGGCGTGAATGCTGAAGATTATCAATTGACTCAGCAGCAAAGGGGCACTCATCGTACAGTACAAGCGGAAGCAATAAGGCCGAAGTGGCACACTTTTGTTGCGGCGCAGGTGGTTCCCAAACAGGGAGATAGCTCTCAAATGGAAACTTATTTAGTGGTGAATATGGAATCCATAGTGAATGAAAATACTTCTATCCAGCAGTTACAAAGAAAAATTAGTGACAGTATAAAAAAAAATGGTGTCTCACCCAAGATTAATACTTGCTTGATTGGATGGCTTGATGGTAAACTAGTGGATGGAGAACAACAAAGAGTATTAGAAAAAGCCTTTATGGCAATAGACGGAGTTATTATTGACAAACTGAAAGTTGAAAACTTCCTTAGTTATACAGGATTTTCCTCAATTGCTGGAGAGTGGCTGCAAGTAGGTGACAAAAAGGTGAATATAAATATAGCAACACGCTACAGTCAATATGACAATCGTACTTACGTCATCATTGGATCACCAATTATTACGAAAGAATATTAA
- a CDS encoding F0F1 ATP synthase subunit delta, protein MLANQLAVKYAQAIYELAAEKDMLNVVEQELRLVESTIASYHDLSILMYHPQVLAKAKQETIRKVFEQDLTDFVLKFLLLLVDKRRETVLPEIIREYIKMANEARNILEAEVITAMPLGESQENALVNKLGAVTGKKVVITKRIDTSIIGGMIVKIGDKLIDGSIVRQLATLKNALLNNEVTGIGVTD, encoded by the coding sequence ATGCTAGCCAATCAGTTAGCAGTAAAGTATGCCCAGGCCATCTATGAGTTAGCAGCTGAGAAGGACATGCTAAATGTAGTAGAGCAAGAACTACGTTTGGTGGAGAGTACCATTGCTTCTTATCATGATTTGTCTATCCTAATGTATCATCCTCAAGTATTAGCTAAGGCCAAACAAGAAACCATTCGGAAGGTTTTTGAACAAGATTTAACTGATTTTGTTCTTAAGTTTTTATTATTATTAGTAGACAAAAGACGTGAAACCGTGTTGCCAGAGATCATTCGAGAATATATAAAAATGGCAAATGAAGCACGTAATATTCTAGAGGCAGAAGTCATTACGGCTATGCCTTTAGGGGAAAGCCAAGAGAATGCTCTTGTGAACAAATTGGGTGCTGTAACTGGTAAAAAAGTTGTGATAACCAAACGTATTGATACAAGTATTATCGGTGGGATGATTGTTAAAATTGGCGATAAATTAATTGATGGTAGTATTGTTCGCCAGTTAGCAACATTGAAAAATGCACTTTTGAATAACGAAGTGACGGGGATTGGGGTGACAGACTGA
- a CDS encoding M23 family metallopeptidase — MSKLKFDTLSSIAFYLKRINTALPKPRFSSKKISFKSLYTGVGLLALALVLMVGVLMGLQSKRQEIMAGPLQEVKQQVVIIPSTAVIDEKSKEISQTVTVTSPEITKKQEPMITSKDFHGIKGQIKADFGWQMHPLYNEWRFHTGIDIVGAQGQKVSAIQDGQVSDIFQDKTSGLTVIVKNDIYIVYYGSLANAKVAKGSFIKAGEEIGKMGNSDAEPYYHLHLAIKKADEYIDPKLVVSNE, encoded by the coding sequence ATGTCCAAATTGAAGTTTGATACCTTGTCCTCTATAGCATTTTATTTAAAAAGAATCAATACTGCATTGCCAAAACCAAGGTTTTCTTCAAAAAAAATTTCTTTTAAAAGCTTATATACTGGAGTTGGTTTATTGGCACTCGCTCTTGTGTTGATGGTAGGTGTATTAATGGGATTACAAAGTAAGCGGCAAGAAATAATGGCAGGTCCACTGCAAGAAGTAAAGCAGCAAGTTGTAATTATCCCAAGTACGGCAGTAATCGATGAAAAAAGTAAAGAGATTTCTCAAACGGTTACTGTCACAAGCCCTGAAATAACAAAAAAACAAGAACCTATGATTACGTCAAAGGATTTCCATGGAATCAAGGGGCAAATTAAAGCTGACTTTGGCTGGCAAATGCATCCTTTATATAATGAGTGGCGTTTTCATACGGGTATTGACATAGTGGGAGCACAAGGACAGAAGGTATCTGCCATACAGGATGGTCAGGTGAGTGATATCTTTCAAGATAAAACGAGTGGCTTAACTGTAATCGTGAAAAATGATATATATATAGTTTATTATGGTTCCTTAGCAAACGCTAAAGTCGCCAAAGGAAGTTTTATCAAAGCGGGTGAAGAAATTGGGAAGATGGGTAATTCTGATGCCGAGCCATACTATCACCTGCATTTAGCAATCAAAAAAGCAGATGAATATATCGACCCTAAGTTAGTAGTAAGCAACGAATAA
- the atpG gene encoding ATP synthase F1 subunit gamma, producing MPNAQDIRRRIKSVKSIEQITKAMKMVAAARLRRAQEKAAASRPYTEKVREVLASVANHASDVSHPLLEVREVNRVAYLILSADKGLAGAYSSNVIKEALPQITAAKDKSSILAVGRKARDYFTRRGYAVEEEYTGFSEKPTYQDAVTIARSVAEGFKTGKYDEIHLVYTLFQSAITQIPTSVKLLPIEDTGASSADQEYIFEPSAEEVLNFLLPQYLETVIYGALLQSAASELGARMTAMGSATDNAEELIAKLILNYNKIRQATITREISEIVGGAEALK from the coding sequence ATGCCTAATGCACAGGATATACGCCGCCGTATAAAAAGCGTAAAAAGTATTGAACAAATCACGAAAGCCATGAAAATGGTAGCTGCCGCCAGATTGCGTCGAGCACAAGAAAAAGCTGCCGCTAGCCGCCCTTATACCGAAAAGGTTAGAGAGGTTTTGGCAAGTGTAGCTAATCATGCGAGTGATGTTTCTCATCCGCTATTAGAGGTCAGAGAAGTCAATCGTGTAGCTTACTTGATTTTAAGTGCTGATAAGGGCTTAGCAGGAGCTTATTCTTCCAACGTAATAAAAGAGGCATTACCTCAGATTACAGCGGCGAAAGATAAAAGCAGTATCCTTGCTGTTGGTCGTAAGGCGAGAGATTACTTTACAAGGCGAGGCTATGCTGTGGAGGAAGAGTATACTGGCTTTTCCGAAAAACCTACCTATCAAGATGCGGTAACCATTGCTAGGTCAGTTGCTGAAGGTTTTAAAACAGGTAAATACGATGAAATTCATTTAGTATATACCTTGTTCCAATCGGCAATTACGCAAATTCCTACCAGTGTGAAGTTACTTCCTATCGAAGATACGGGAGCAAGTTCGGCAGATCAAGAATATATCTTTGAACCATCAGCAGAAGAGGTTTTGAATTTTTTATTGCCTCAATATTTGGAAACCGTTATTTATGGAGCATTGCTTCAATCTGCTGCAAGTGAGCTAGGTGCTCGTATGACAGCTATGGGGTCTGCTACTGATAACGCAGAAGAATTAATTGCTAAGCTCATTTTGAATTACAATAAAATCCGTCAGGCCACTATTACTCGGGAGATTTCCGAAATTGTGGGCGGTGCCGAGGCGTTAAAGTAA